Part of the Kamptonema formosum PCC 6407 genome, CGCGCACTGAATCCCTTCTCCTAAGCTGAATGTAATTAATTTGCTTTGACAGCGTTGTTTGAGCCTTGTCAGTTGCATTTCTGCGCCTGCAACTGATAGTGCAGTCGCTCCGCCGAAGGAATAACCAACTATCATCGCATTGTCTGTGGCTAATTTCCCTCGCAGGGAACCATCACTTTGATTGAGTTTGGCCAGTTCATCGAGGACAAAGCTGATATCTTTGGGTCGATCTATAAATTCTTGTGCTTCTAAAATTAATCCTTTACCTGCGATCGCAGCATTAGTATGATCTGCGTTACTACCGGGGTGTTCTAAGGCCGCGACTGCATAGCCGTAAGAGGCTAAATGCTCTGCTAAATACTGCAAGTCAGTGCGGATGGAACCCAAGCCGTGAGAAAATACAATTACTGGTTTGTCAGCAGTTGTCGCCGCTGACGAGTAGACATCGAGGGGAATGCGGCGGTTGCGTTGACTGTCATACAAGTCTAATTTAAGTACCTTTACAGAGTTAGGGCCAGCTTGGGTGGGATCGAAGGGTAGTTTGATATTGGGGTTGGTGGCCGCTAATTGAGGCGCGATCGCAGCCATGAACCGCTGGGTTTGCCAAAAACCTGCATTTAAGTTTTGCATAACTGCAAAGGCGCGATCCAAGTCAACGATCATCCGCTGGCCGGGATAAGCTTCGATAAAGCTGAGTACAGATAGACCCTCTGGCGCTGTCGATCCCAGTACCATTGCGGCTCGTAGCGCTTGCACCCCCGCACCATCGCGCCGAGGCGTGACAGTAGCGAGATCCGCGAGGATACCGGTGCCAATTTGGGTATTTAGCAGGTTGCTAACAGTGACGACGTTGAGTTGAATTTTCGTTTTCAGAGCACCGTAGATTTGGCTGCGCTGTTGAGATGAGAGCAACGCAGCATAGTTTTGCAGACTTTCTGGGAGTTTTCCCGTTTCCACAAGCGATCGCAAGTCAGCAACAGCGATTGACGACTCGAAAATTCCTTTACGGATGACAAGAGTTTCAGCAGCTTGTACAGGGGTTGCGATCCAGCCCAGGCTGCTGAGGGCGATCGCGCTTGCTATACTTACTGCTGAAGACAGGCATCTGAATTTGGGTCGCATAATCATCTTTAACTCGCTCGGACTATATGTAGATATATCACCATACTGTCAAAAGTTTTCCGTGTCGGGTAAACTTCTGTAAAGGGAATAAATCTCGCAGAGAAGAAGAAACCCAAAGTGCGATCGCCTAGTTAATCCGATGATATGAGAATTACTTGATTATTTGCACCAGCTTGTAGGGTGCGTCAGACGAAATTCTACAGCGACGATCGAGGGTGACATTTACTGACGTACCCTACCATATATGCTAGTTTCGTAAGTTCTGTAATTGTGCCTGACTCAAAATTCAGCTTTTTTTCAAACAGTTCTCTGCAACCTTGACCTTAAAGGTTGTACCCGACTTTTTAGGCAGCCATCCTATCTGTAATGCCTGTTGTATCCATAATGCCACATCTGAAGGCCTAACTGGGTTGATTGCATACCTCCGCTCAATTGTCCAAGCTTGAATTTTTCCTGATTCATTTTGAAGTTGTAGAGGTACAAGTTCACTATAAACTAGACTGTATCTCTGTGGATGGGGACGATCCGTCACAATTACTAGCACCGAGCCAGGTTCTTGAGCGTGTTCGACTGCAACGTGAAGAGATCCCTCCAGGTTCTCTGCTTGCATATTAGCTGCTTGCTTGCGGATGAGCCAGATGAATGTTTCGCCTTCAACAACTATTTTTCGCGCGCCTTTTTTCGGGATAGACATTTATCTCACTTGCCTTATAGTTATGCCGCCTCAACGCTTCGGAATTATTCTATAAACACTTTGCATGAAATTCTCATATCCATTTTCTGGAAGATCGGAGAAATCATTTGCTGCCAGCATATTAAATGATAGCATTGCTGTACAGTCAATACTCGAATCATCCAGGCACGCTTTGATGAAATAGGTTGGATAAATTATTAATGAACGGTTTGGTGAAACTACTCCATACCAATCTTGACCATCATCTTGAATGCAAACCCACTCCCAACTAAATTGACGAACAAGCTGATTTCCCCACACTATACCTAAACCCAATGCAACATCAATCGGATCGGGTTTGTGAGTAAAATACTTTTTGAAAAAACTATCAGGCTCAGTTTGCCATTGATCTACGAATGAGTCTACTTTTTGAACAATCGCATCCGGGTTGGCTGAGGGAAGTATTTCTAAGTTTCCTAAAGTTTCTACCGATAAAGCTTGGATCTCATTTGCTTCTTCTAGATCGAGTGGACGTTCTTGGATACTCATAGCAACTCCTAATTTTAATAATGAAACAGCCCTGCTTGACGGTAAGGCTAATTATAATAATCCAGCATTTTT contains:
- a CDS encoding alpha/beta hydrolase, with the protein product MIMRPKFRCLSSAVSIASAIALSSLGWIATPVQAAETLVIRKGIFESSIAVADLRSLVETGKLPESLQNYAALLSSQQRSQIYGALKTKIQLNVVTVSNLLNTQIGTGILADLATVTPRRDGAGVQALRAAMVLGSTAPEGLSVLSFIEAYPGQRMIVDLDRAFAVMQNLNAGFWQTQRFMAAIAPQLAATNPNIKLPFDPTQAGPNSVKVLKLDLYDSQRNRRIPLDVYSSAATTADKPVIVFSHGLGSIRTDLQYLAEHLASYGYAVAALEHPGSNADHTNAAIAGKGLILEAQEFIDRPKDISFVLDELAKLNQSDGSLRGKLATDNAMIVGYSFGGATALSVAGAEMQLTRLKQRCQSKLITFSLGEGIQCAAAGLPQDSYQLRDPRIKRAIAMNPTTSLLFGETGLSAIAVPTLVVAASADKTTPALIEQIAGFSKIPSPKWLVGFVGGTHLSVKDPSATLDQADKPSTAVTGDEVVGVRAVSVRNYIKAISLAMAAQLTPDAEKYAVFLTPEYAQFASTSAIPVRLVTEIPAEAEAIVQSFLKQEQ